TTGCCGATCAGGTGGCCCTGGCCATTGCACGTTTCCGGCTGCACCACCTGGAACAACAAAACCTGAAAAACGGTGAAGAAACCATTGCCCGTCTGCAGGCCATTCTGGACCACGTGCCCCTCGGCATCGCGCTCAGGGGGGTGGACCTGGACGTGCAGGTGCTGAACGGCACCTCCAGCCCAGCGGCCCACCTGCTGGAAGTCACGGAAGATCCCATCCTCTCCGATCCCCTCAAGCAGGTGCTGAAAACCGGACAGCCTTTGCTGAGCGTCGAGTACCACCAGAGGGATCCGCTGGGCGGCAAAGAACAGAAGCACTGGTTGTTGAATTATTTTCCAGTGAAAACCACCGATGGCCGCATCCTGGGGGTGGGCACCACTGCACAGGACATCAGTGAGCAGAAAAAAGCCGAGCAGGCCCTGAAAGAAAGCCAGCATTTCCTGCTGAGCATTCAGGACACCACCCCTGCAGTGATGTACCTGAGTGACACCACCCAGGGCCGGATTGTGTATGCCAACCGCCACCTGGAAGAAACCCTGGGTTACACCACCGATGAAGTGCAGACCATGACCAGAGAAGAACTGGATGCCATTTTGCATCCCGAGGACCTGGGAAGCTTCGTGCAGCACCAGGAAACCGTGGCCCTGATGGAAGACGACATCACCCTGGAGCGGGAATTCAGGATCCGCCACAAGGCCGGGCACTGGAAGTGGTTTTACAGCCGCCACCGGGTGTTCTCCCGGGACGACACCGGCAAACCGGTGCTGGTGCTCTCCGGCATCCTGGACCTGACCAACCAGAAGGAGATGAAGGTGCTGCTGGAACTCCGGGAGCAGGAAATGCAGCAGTTGCATGCTGCCCAGCAAAGCCTGCTGGAAGACACCACCCATGAGATGAAATCTCCCCTCACCAGCATTCAGGGGAACATGGAGCTGCTGGAGCGTCACCCTGAAATGCCCACCCAGGAACGTCAGGAAGTGGTGGAGGAAGTCAAGATGGAAGCCATCCGGCTCGGCAAACTGGTGCATGGCCTGCTCTGGCCTGCCAGAGCAGGCCATGTTGTGGAAGACCTGTCCGGGTCGGTGGCCCTGCATGCGGTGGCGTGGTCGGTGTGGAAGAGCCTCAAGAAACAACACCCACAGCTGTTCTTCAAGCTCGGTCATGTCGACCAGGTGGACATGGAGGGCAACCTGGACCACCTGAGGCAACTGCTCATCATCCTGATCGACAATGCCGCCAAGTACACCCTGGTGGGGGGCCGCATCAGCCTGAGCATGGTTCGCATGGAAACCCAGGTGGAAATTCGCATCCGGGACACCGGAATTGGCCTGAAAAATGACGACCTGCAACGGGTCTTTGAGCGCTTTTACCGGGTGGACCCCTCCCGAAATCCCCAGGGGGATCCCGGAGGCTCCGGTCTGGGCCTTTCCATCGCGAAATCCATTGTGGCCGAGCATGGCGGGAGCCTGTGGCTGGAAAGTGAACCCGGTGAGGGCACCGAGGCAGTGGTGCATTTGCCCCTGGGTCACCGGTGATTCCAGCGGCAAGCTGAAGTTGTATCGTTTTGGGGCCGTCCACAGCGATCCAGGAAGCCTGGCGGATTCGTCCTGACCTTCAAATCCCGTTTGATCGCCAGTGTTCCATTTTCCTGGCAGAATTTCGCTGGACCTGTTGGACTGGTTTTGGTGAATGAAAAGGAGAAGAAATGAAACACCTGATCGTGACCTCCATGTTGTTTTCTGTCGGATTCACCCAGGACACCCACATGAGGATGCAGAACATGAATTGCATGCAGATGATGCAGACACCCAACATGCAGATGATGAACCTCACTGACAAGGACCACACCCAGGCGTTCCTCATCATGATGGTCGCCCATCATCAGGGGGCAATTGACACGGCTGAAATGGAAGTCAAAATGGGCAAAGACCCCACAGTGAAAACCTGGGCCAGACAGATCATTGCTGCCCAGCAGAAAGAAATTGTCCTGAGAGACAGTCCGAAAACCGTCTGAGGATGACAAAACAGCATTGAATTGATAAAATGCTGTCTGTAACGAGAAAGCCTTACCCCAGTGACCTCACCGACCGTGAATGGGCACTGCTCGAACCCCTCATTCCCTCCACCAAACCCGGTGGTCGGTCTGCAAGCATTCCCAGACGAGAAATCGTCAACGCTCTGCTCTACGTGCTCTGTCAGGGCACTTCCTGGCGGGCCTTACCCCACGACTTTCCCCACTGGAAAACCGTCTATGAATCCTTCCGACTCTGGAAGAAAACCGGCGTGTGGGAAAAGGCCAGCCAGAAACTGGTCAGGACGTATCGCAGCCTGGACGGACGAAATGAAAATCCCACTGCAGCCTGGACTGGTGGTCAGAACCAGAGTTGCGAAGGAGGGTGCAGCGGAATTTGAACAGGGGGAACTGCTGCATGAACTGCGTCGTGCGGCCTACTTGCATGGCCGGGGGGAGGTGCGGGATCGGTCATTGCGGGCGCAGAGCAAACGGGCGAGTGGGCTGAATGTGCTGACCACCATGATCGCGGTGTGGAACACCGTGTACCTGCAGGAAGCCATCAAGCAACTCCGTCTGGAAGGAGAAATCATCCCGGATGAGCTGATTGAGCGGCTTTCGCCCCTGAATTTTGAGCACATCATTTTTTCTGGGGATTACGTGTGACGGGAAGATCAGGTGCCGGAGGAGGGGAAGCGTCGACCATTGTTGAAGGAGGAACCCGTGCTGATTTTGGAATGACAAAACCCATGACGTTGTCGTTATCATGTTGACGAAACCCGTTTGATTTTGTCAGTAGAATGGAGAGGCAAAAGGACTGTCTGGGAGACCAATTCTATAAATGGTCAGAGATCAGTAAAAACAGGTCAAGTCAGGGGAAACAATCCTGCATGGCAAAAAGCACATTCCTTAATCATTGGCATGACCCCTGAATGGACTGGTGGCAACGGTGGCCATGACCACCCTGGTGGTGGGTCCCTTTTACCTTTCTGCAGGATTGTCGCTGGATGCCCGTCGGGTCGGACTGGTGATGTCCTGCGGCCCTCTGGTTTCTGCACTGATGGGCCTTCCAGCAGGCCGTCTGGTGGACCGCTTTGGACCCCTGTCGATGGTTTTGCTGGGACTCAGTGGGATGCTGACGGGATCCGTGCTGTTGTGCAGCTCTGGGTTTGCTGGCATCGCTGGTTATGTTTTTCCGCTGGTGGTCCTCACGGCTGGATACGCCCTGTTGCAGGCCGCCAACAACACCGCCCACATGACTGCTGTGAACCCAGCACAGCGGTGTCCTTTCCGGTTTGCTGGGATTGTCCCGCAGCCTTGGCCTGATCACGGGTGCATCGCTGATGGGAGGGGTGTATGTGGTGGGGGCTGCACTGCACAGGCTGGCCAGCCCTGCAGCAGGAGCCACCACAGGCATGCAGGTCACTTCTGGGTTGGCTGCCTGTCTGTTGGGTGTGGCCCTTGCTCTGGCTGTTTTTGGTCAGAGGGGAGACAAAAGGTTTTTCAGAACGCAGGATTCCCCCAGTCAGAAGTCTGCCTGTTCCCGTCTGAACTGCTCCTGGAGGTGCCGAGAGGGCACCTCGCTGCTCCAGATGGAACTCGGGTTTTATCGTTTCGAATGGACTTTTGCCTTCACTGGGCGATCTGGACCCGCCAGATTGTGTCCAGACCAGATTGTCATCTGAACAGCCGTTCAGATATCATGGATGAATGAAGGATGCCCACGTCAACACCCTCACCTATTTTGTGGACGACATGGACTGCGCCAATTGCGTCAAAAAAGTCGAAGCCGCCACTGCACGCCTCCCCGGAGCGCAGGTGAAACGCAGCAACTTCACCACCCAGATCCTGGAGGTGGACCTGGACGAAACCCAGACCTCCAGGGCCACCCTGGAAAAAAACCTGCGCGACATGGGGTATGGCCCCAGCCTCAAACAGGAAAATGGTCAGGCCCCTCACATCCATGACCACCCCCACGACCACGGGCACAGCCACACCCACGAACACGAAAGCGGTCCCTGGTACCAGACCAGACAGGGCAAACTGGTGTGGCAAAGCGGCCTGCTGTTGCTGCTGGCTTACGGTCTGGGTTTTGTTTTTCCCCACTTTGCAAAATGGTTTTACATTGCTGCCACGGCCCTGGGGGTCTGGCCCCTGCTCAAGAAAGCCTACGCTTCCGCACGCCTGGGAGATGCTTTCAGCATCAACATGCTGGTCAGTGTGGCTTCCATCGGAGCCCTGCTGATCGGTGCAGAAGCCGAGGGGGCCGTGGTGGTGTTCTTCTTCGCCATCGGAGAACTTTTAGAAGGGGTTGCAGCAGGCCGGGCCAGATCCAGCATCAAAGCGCTGGCTGCCTTGCAACCCAAAACCGCCACCCTGCTGGAAAACGGGCAGACCCGCGAGGTGGGCGCAGACACCCTGCAGGCTGGTCAGATCGTGCGCGTTTCCCCCGGAGGCCGCATCCCTGCAGACGGCACCATTCTGGAAGGACAGAGCAGCATTGATGATTCTCCGGTCACCGGAGAGAGCGTCCCGGTCAGCAAAGGACCGGGCAGCAGCGTGTATGCGGGCTCCATCAACACCGAAGCCAACCTGACCATCAAAGTGGAGAAAGCCGCCCAGGACAACACCATCGCCCGAATCATCAAGATGGTGGAGGAGGCCGAGGAATCCAGGGCCCCCACCTCCCGTTTCATTGACCGTTTCAGCCAGCGGTACACCCCTTTTGTGGTGCTGGTCAGTGTGCTCACCATCCTGGTTCCCCCGCTGCTTTTTCAGGGCAACTGGCAGGAGTGGCTGTACAAGGGCATCAGCATCCTGCTGATTGGCTGCCCCTGTGCGCTGGTGCTCTCCACACCTGCGGCCATCACCTCCGGCATTGCAAGTGGGGCCAGACGGGGTTTGCTGATCAAAGGCGGCGCAGCGCTGGAAGCCATTGGCAGCGTGAAAACCGTGGCTTTCGACAAAACCGGAACCCTCACCCAGAACAAACCCCAGGTGACAGACGTGATCCACCTGCAGGGCACCCCCGAAGAAGCCCTCAGGCTGGCGGCGGCTGTGGAAGCAGGGTCCCAACATCCTCTGGCAAAAGCCATTGTGGAAAAAGCTGTGGAAAAAGCTGCAGAGCACACCAGCAAACAGCCGCCCCCAGAAGCCACAGAGGCCCGCGCCCTGTCTGGCAAAGGGGTGAGCGCCAGGATTGATGGTGTCCTTCACCTGGTGGCCTCTCCGAAACATGCCTCCACCCTCACGGACCTCTCCGCACAGCAGCCCCAGATCACTGCCCTGGAACAGCAAGGCAAAACCGTGGTGGTGCTGCTGCGAGACACCACACCGCTGGCCCTGATCGCCATTCGCGATGAAGCCCGCAGCGACGCAAAAGCCGCCATTGCAGAACTGAAAAACCTGGGGGTGCAGGCAGTGATGCTGACCGGAGACAACCAGCGCACAGGCAAAGCCATTGCAGGCAACCTGGGTCTGGAGGTGCAAGCCGAACTGCTGCCCGAAGACAAACTCAGGATCATCCGTGGGCTGAAAGACC
The genomic region above belongs to Deinococcus roseus and contains:
- a CDS encoding MFS transporter produces the protein MTTLVVGPFYLSAGLSLDARRVGLVMSCGPLVSALMGLPAGRLVDRFGPLSMVLLGLSGMLTGSVLLCSSGFAGIAGYVFPLVVLTAGYALLQAANNTAHMTAVNPAQRCPFRFAGIVPQPWPDHGCIADGRGVCGGGCTAQAGQPCSRSHHRHAGHFWVGCLSVGCGPCSGCFWSEGRQKVFQNAGFPQSEVCLFPSELLLEVPRGHLAAPDGTRVLSFRMDFCLHWAIWTRQIVSRPDCHLNSRSDIMDE
- a CDS encoding transposase is translated as MLSVTRKPYPSDLTDREWALLEPLIPSTKPGGRSASIPRREIVNALLYVLCQGTSWRALPHDFPHWKTVYESFRLWKKTGVWEKASQKLVRTYRSLDGRNENPTAAWTGGQNQSCEGGCSGI
- a CDS encoding heavy metal translocating P-type ATPase gives rise to the protein MKDAHVNTLTYFVDDMDCANCVKKVEAATARLPGAQVKRSNFTTQILEVDLDETQTSRATLEKNLRDMGYGPSLKQENGQAPHIHDHPHDHGHSHTHEHESGPWYQTRQGKLVWQSGLLLLLAYGLGFVFPHFAKWFYIAATALGVWPLLKKAYASARLGDAFSINMLVSVASIGALLIGAEAEGAVVVFFFAIGELLEGVAAGRARSSIKALAALQPKTATLLENGQTREVGADTLQAGQIVRVSPGGRIPADGTILEGQSSIDDSPVTGESVPVSKGPGSSVYAGSINTEANLTIKVEKAAQDNTIARIIKMVEEAEESRAPTSRFIDRFSQRYTPFVVLVSVLTILVPPLLFQGNWQEWLYKGISILLIGCPCALVLSTPAAITSGIASGARRGLLIKGGAALEAIGSVKTVAFDKTGTLTQNKPQVTDVIHLQGTPEEALRLAAAVEAGSQHPLAKAIVEKAVEKAAEHTSKQPPPEATEARALSGKGVSARIDGVLHLVASPKHASTLTDLSAQQPQITALEQQGKTVVVLLRDTTPLALIAIRDEARSDAKAAIAELKNLGVQAVMLTGDNQRTGKAIAGNLGLEVQAELLPEDKLRIIRGLKDQGGIAMVGDGINDAPALAEATVGIAMGGGTDVALETADAALLRSQTRDVPALIQLSRRTMGNIRQNITFALGLKAIFLVTTLLGYTNLWMAILADTGATMLVTANALRLLRK
- a CDS encoding Tn3 family transposase produces the protein MVRTRVAKEGAAEFEQGELLHELRRAAYLHGRGEVRDRSLRAQSKRASGLNVLTTMIAVWNTVYLQEAIKQLRLEGEIIPDELIERLSPLNFEHIIFSGDYV
- a CDS encoding ATP-binding protein, whose translation is MMFSNLKNPPEFLMGLLSNTQEGVLFADARGNVLVLNRVARALLGLSSQQEHPISWEVHVQLFHADGLRLLKGSETPLTRILKGKMVQDQAMVIETQDGQRRQVSCSARQVHDGQGKLLGAVMNLKDLTPENTLQQALLALQQSETQEHDLKSTCERLLGENKVLRGITQRLFTVLKSEDIARVILEETLPVFPLKNVSIFLKNVDHTQLLVTSSVGVNARIVEELAHSSLDTLLPHSEVARFGQAQFYPMVKSLQEKHPELSWLGEHLSEASLAFLPIKVGSETMGTLFLQMEARTLFREDEQDFMETLADQVALAIARFRLHHLEQQNLKNGEETIARLQAILDHVPLGIALRGVDLDVQVLNGTSSPAAHLLEVTEDPILSDPLKQVLKTGQPLLSVEYHQRDPLGGKEQKHWLLNYFPVKTTDGRILGVGTTAQDISEQKKAEQALKESQHFLLSIQDTTPAVMYLSDTTQGRIVYANRHLEETLGYTTDEVQTMTREELDAILHPEDLGSFVQHQETVALMEDDITLEREFRIRHKAGHWKWFYSRHRVFSRDDTGKPVLVLSGILDLTNQKEMKVLLELREQEMQQLHAAQQSLLEDTTHEMKSPLTSIQGNMELLERHPEMPTQERQEVVEEVKMEAIRLGKLVHGLLWPARAGHVVEDLSGSVALHAVAWSVWKSLKKQHPQLFFKLGHVDQVDMEGNLDHLRQLLIILIDNAAKYTLVGGRISLSMVRMETQVEIRIRDTGIGLKNDDLQRVFERFYRVDPSRNPQGDPGGSGLGLSIAKSIVAEHGGSLWLESEPGEGTEAVVHLPLGHR
- a CDS encoding DUF305 domain-containing protein; protein product: MKHLIVTSMLFSVGFTQDTHMRMQNMNCMQMMQTPNMQMMNLTDKDHTQAFLIMMVAHHQGAIDTAEMEVKMGKDPTVKTWARQIIAAQQKEIVLRDSPKTV